The Mycolicibacterium smegmatis genome has a window encoding:
- a CDS encoding GntR family transcriptional regulator: MTAPKQGTNRERVYAELRRQIVTLALAPGASLSENELAAQLSVSRTPVRESLILLADEGLVQIFPKLGSFVARIDPERVADAQFIREAIELANIPQAVERADRAAIAELRALIAAQRETTDVNTFFELDEQFHRCLLATGGHANAWRTVVAAKAHLDRARRLGMLSESSIQSLTDEHAAIVDAVDGGDGDKATAALRDHLRKVFTDIEKIRSRSPELFADGATARPTRRVVAVWQ, translated from the coding sequence ATGACGGCGCCGAAGCAGGGTACGAACCGTGAACGTGTGTATGCCGAGCTGCGGCGACAGATCGTCACCCTGGCGCTCGCGCCCGGCGCCTCGCTGTCGGAGAACGAACTCGCCGCGCAGCTCTCGGTGAGTCGCACACCGGTCCGGGAGAGCCTGATCCTGCTCGCTGACGAGGGCCTGGTGCAGATCTTTCCCAAGCTGGGCTCCTTCGTGGCCAGGATCGACCCCGAACGTGTGGCCGACGCGCAGTTCATCCGCGAGGCGATCGAACTCGCCAACATCCCGCAGGCCGTGGAACGTGCCGATCGCGCCGCGATCGCGGAGTTGCGTGCGCTGATCGCGGCGCAGCGCGAGACCACCGACGTCAACACCTTTTTCGAACTCGACGAACAGTTCCACCGATGCCTGCTCGCCACCGGTGGCCACGCCAACGCCTGGCGGACCGTCGTGGCCGCCAAAGCCCACCTGGACCGGGCGCGTCGACTCGGGATGCTCAGTGAGAGCTCGATCCAGTCGTTGACGGACGAGCATGCCGCCATCGTCGACGCGGTGGACGGCGGTGACGGCGACAAGGCGACCGCGGCACTGCGGGATCACCTGCGCAAGGTGTTCACCGACATCGAGAAGATCCGCTCACGTTCTCCTGAGCTGTTCGCCGACGGAGCCACCGCTCGCCCCACGCGTCGTGTCGTAGCCGTCTGGCAGTAG